A single genomic interval of Spirosoma taeanense harbors:
- a CDS encoding PAS domain-containing sensor histidine kinase, with translation MSEQNIAVSPNTTRPDATAHMLQSMIDVSNSVIAYWETVRDNGRVTDFVCRLANQAMYDLVRRSADQVLGHIMTELFPSVKEIGLFDQYAQVVETGQPQEFEFHYQADGYQNWYLYTSKPLGEGVVLSFVDITSRKQNEAQQQKQADQLQFVMNSALTAISLYSILRDPLTGRVVDLRYELLNQMAERMTGRKATDLVGRTMLDVFPGIQASGVWMRYQELAESGVPLRYQNHYTYDGYDLWYEVQGVRRDDYIVLSFLDITELKTAQAEQQQQADEFRQILDNALTAISLFEAIRDEKGQIVDFVYKSFNQTSELMTGRKAEEIIGHRMLELFPGVQTSGVFDRWVKLMETGGSVRFQDYFAEDGFDFWFDTQAVKWHDGFIQSYIDITSIKQAELDKQRHADLLTSLLAVSPVAFAHYEAIRNDAGLIVDFRFRLANQAAADIVSLSVDEVLARTATEINPDLPNSEVFNHYVTVVQTGQPMQFERFLRNRWFQVSLVKFDDGFVSAFVDISQSHLYQEQLEGLNAELRRSNDNLQQFAYVASHDLQEPLRKIQAFGDLVVSQYGPSLDENGRNLISRMQNAAGRMSVLIRDLLTYSRLSIMQEPFGPVSLADLVNDVLDDLELTLEQTGARVDVGPLPKLTGDQSQLRQLFQNLLANALKFRKTDTPPVVTISSRQVSGAELPPVLTTSKRMYYEIRVSDNGIGFDPQYKERIFGVFQRLHNRSQYEGTGVGLAICRRMVENHGGYITGEGRPGEGATFLVYLPA, from the coding sequence ATGTCTGAACAGAACATAGCCGTTAGCCCGAACACAACCCGCCCAGACGCCACTGCCCACATGCTGCAAAGCATGATCGATGTTTCCAACAGTGTTATCGCTTACTGGGAAACAGTCCGGGATAACGGCCGGGTAACGGATTTCGTGTGCCGATTGGCAAATCAGGCTATGTATGACCTGGTCAGGCGCTCCGCTGATCAGGTTCTGGGACACATTATGACCGAGTTGTTTCCGTCGGTTAAGGAAATTGGTTTATTTGACCAGTACGCTCAGGTAGTTGAAACTGGCCAGCCGCAGGAATTTGAGTTTCATTATCAGGCGGATGGCTACCAGAACTGGTATCTATACACCAGCAAACCACTGGGCGAAGGAGTTGTCCTTTCCTTTGTTGACATCACCAGCCGCAAACAAAACGAAGCCCAGCAGCAGAAACAGGCCGATCAGCTGCAGTTTGTTATGAACAGCGCCCTGACAGCCATCAGTCTGTATTCAATTCTTCGGGACCCGCTTACGGGGCGGGTTGTTGATCTGCGCTATGAATTGCTGAATCAGATGGCGGAACGGATGACCGGCCGGAAAGCCACCGATCTGGTTGGGCGAACAATGCTGGATGTATTTCCGGGTATTCAGGCCAGTGGAGTCTGGATGCGGTATCAGGAACTGGCCGAGTCGGGCGTTCCGCTGCGCTACCAGAATCATTATACGTACGACGGCTATGATCTGTGGTACGAAGTGCAGGGCGTGCGCCGGGATGACTATATCGTGTTGTCCTTTCTGGATATAACCGAGCTTAAAACAGCGCAGGCTGAGCAGCAACAGCAGGCCGACGAATTTCGTCAGATTCTGGACAACGCCCTGACGGCCATTTCGCTGTTCGAGGCCATTCGCGACGAGAAAGGGCAGATTGTTGATTTTGTCTATAAATCATTTAATCAAACTTCTGAGTTGATGACGGGCCGAAAGGCCGAAGAGATCATTGGTCATCGAATGCTGGAGCTGTTTCCGGGCGTTCAGACAAGCGGTGTGTTTGACCGGTGGGTGAAACTTATGGAAACCGGTGGCTCTGTTCGCTTCCAGGACTATTTCGCCGAAGATGGCTTTGACTTCTGGTTTGATACGCAGGCGGTGAAGTGGCACGATGGGTTTATCCAGTCCTACATTGACATTACGTCTATCAAGCAGGCTGAACTGGACAAACAGCGCCATGCCGATCTGCTGACCAGCCTTTTGGCCGTTTCGCCGGTAGCTTTTGCTCATTATGAGGCTATCCGCAATGACGCTGGCCTTATCGTTGATTTCCGATTCCGGCTGGCTAATCAGGCCGCTGCCGACATCGTGAGTCTATCGGTCGACGAAGTACTCGCCCGGACAGCCACCGAAATCAACCCCGATTTGCCGAATAGCGAAGTATTTAATCACTACGTAACGGTAGTGCAGACGGGCCAGCCGATGCAGTTTGAGCGGTTTCTGAGAAACCGCTGGTTCCAGGTGTCTTTGGTTAAGTTTGACGATGGCTTTGTCAGCGCCTTCGTCGACATCAGCCAGAGTCACCTGTATCAGGAACAACTCGAAGGACTAAACGCCGAGTTGCGTCGGTCGAACGATAATCTGCAACAGTTTGCTTACGTCGCCAGCCATGACCTCCAGGAGCCATTACGTAAAATTCAGGCATTCGGCGATCTTGTCGTAAGTCAGTACGGACCAAGTCTGGACGAGAACGGGCGTAATCTCATCAGCCGGATGCAGAACGCAGCCGGCCGGATGTCGGTGCTGATCCGGGATCTGCTGACTTATTCCCGCCTGTCAATAATGCAGGAGCCGTTCGGCCCCGTTTCATTGGCTGATCTCGTAAATGATGTGCTGGATGATCTGGAGTTAACCCTGGAGCAAACCGGGGCCAGAGTAGACGTTGGTCCGCTACCCAAACTCACCGGCGACCAGTCACAGCTTCGGCAACTGTTTCAAAACCTGCTGGCCAATGCCCTGAAGTTCCGAAAGACCGATACACCGCCAGTCGTGACGATTTCGAGCCGGCAGGTGAGTGGTGCCGAACTGCCCCCGGTGCTGACTACTTCGAAACGAATGTATTACGAAATTCGGGTCAGCGATAACGGTATTGGCTTTGACCCTCAGTATAAAGAGCGCATTTTTGGCGTTTTCCAGCGGCTGCATAACCGTAGCCAGTATGAAGGAACGGGCGTTGGTCTCGCCATCTGCAGGCGGATGGTTGAAAACCATGGGGGGTACATTACGGGTGAAGGGCGTCCTGGCGAAGGCGCTACGTTCTTGGTTTACTTACCTGCCTGA
- a CDS encoding DUF72 domain-containing protein, with product MGIHIGTSGWSYDHWQGVLYPPKTATGKRLGYYLQQFQTVELNSSFYRWPKPETFAGWQAKLPEGFLLSAKAPRWLTYVKNLKEPEPWIERIEEGWSALADKQAILLVQLSPRFACNYNRLAYFLDRLPRWIRVAVEFRHATWHTEAIFNLLEEQNAAYCIMSGAGLPCILRTSASLVYVRLHGPEHQPLYHGAYSEGELNEWAGHLRAWAASGKDVYVYFNNDIGGHAVRNALALRALTGA from the coding sequence ATGGGTATTCACATCGGGACATCAGGCTGGAGTTATGACCACTGGCAGGGCGTGTTGTACCCGCCTAAAACAGCAACGGGTAAACGGCTCGGCTACTACCTGCAGCAGTTTCAGACGGTTGAACTGAACAGCAGCTTCTACCGCTGGCCCAAGCCCGAAACGTTTGCGGGTTGGCAGGCCAAACTGCCCGAAGGGTTCCTGCTGAGTGCTAAAGCGCCCCGCTGGCTCACCTACGTCAAAAACCTGAAAGAGCCAGAGCCCTGGATCGAGCGGATTGAGGAAGGCTGGAGCGCTTTAGCCGATAAACAGGCTATTCTACTGGTGCAGTTGTCGCCCCGGTTCGCCTGCAACTACAATCGGTTGGCTTATTTTCTGGACCGGCTTCCCCGCTGGATTCGGGTTGCGGTCGAGTTTCGGCACGCGACATGGCACACAGAAGCTATTTTCAATCTGCTCGAAGAACAGAATGCGGCATACTGCATCATGAGCGGAGCAGGTCTGCCCTGTATTCTGCGAACCTCGGCTTCTTTGGTCTATGTACGGCTCCACGGTCCCGAACACCAGCCTTTATATCACGGCGCTTATTCTGAAGGTGAACTGAACGAGTGGGCAGGACACCTACGCGCCTGGGCAGCCAGCGGAAAAGATGTGTATGTCTATTTCAACAATGATATTGGCGGTCATGCCGTCCGGAACGCCCTTGCGCTGCGGGCACTTACGGGTGCATAG
- a CDS encoding chaperone modulator CbpM: protein MQPEHLISVREFCVYNHIEIAFIQTLEQRGLVETITVEQSAYVHPEQVARLEKLVRLHQDLAIHADDLDVVNDLLERLEDLQQQVIRLQNRLSFYEPSGR from the coding sequence ATGCAACCCGAACACCTCATCTCCGTTCGCGAATTCTGCGTCTATAATCATATCGAAATCGCGTTTATTCAAACGCTGGAGCAGCGGGGCCTGGTCGAAACCATTACCGTTGAGCAGTCGGCTTATGTTCATCCGGAGCAGGTAGCCCGGCTGGAAAAACTGGTTCGGCTGCATCAGGACCTGGCCATTCATGCCGACGATCTGGATGTTGTAAATGATCTGCTGGAACGCCTGGAAGATTTACAGCAGCAGGTTATCCGGCTCCAGAACCGGCTATCGTTCTACGAGCCATCGGGCCGATAA
- a CDS encoding DnaJ C-terminal domain-containing protein, with amino-acid sequence MDFIDYYSVLGLPKDASEEDIKKAYRKLARKHHPDLNPNDAEAHKRFQQINEANEVLSDPEKRKKYDQYGKDWQYADQFEQTRQQQQQRRTYSQTNTEDFDFSEGFGGANFSDFFSSMFGQEAGAGRGRRETKFRGQDYQAELQLSLRDAYRTHKQTLTIDGKTISITIRAGVENGQKIKLNGYGAPGVNGGPNGDLYITFVIADDSRYNRKGNDLYVTEEIDLYTAVLGGEKVIETLDGKVKVTVSPGTQNGAKIRLKGKGFPVYKEEGSFGDLYVEWQVKLPTNLTDEQKELFRKLATL; translated from the coding sequence ATGGACTTCATTGACTACTACAGCGTTCTGGGCTTACCGAAAGATGCGTCAGAGGAAGATATTAAAAAGGCGTATCGCAAGCTGGCCCGAAAGCATCACCCAGACCTGAATCCGAACGATGCGGAAGCGCACAAACGATTTCAGCAGATTAACGAAGCCAACGAAGTGCTGAGCGATCCGGAAAAACGGAAAAAATACGACCAATACGGTAAAGACTGGCAATACGCCGATCAGTTCGAACAGACCAGGCAGCAACAACAGCAACGCCGGACGTATAGCCAAACCAACACAGAGGACTTTGACTTTTCGGAAGGTTTCGGCGGGGCTAATTTCTCGGATTTTTTCTCGTCGATGTTTGGGCAGGAGGCCGGGGCGGGCCGGGGTCGGCGGGAAACAAAATTTCGGGGGCAGGACTACCAGGCCGAACTGCAGCTGAGTCTGCGGGATGCCTATCGAACCCACAAACAGACGCTGACAATAGACGGCAAAACCATCAGCATCACTATTCGGGCGGGCGTTGAAAACGGACAGAAAATCAAGCTGAACGGCTATGGCGCGCCGGGCGTTAACGGCGGCCCCAACGGCGACCTTTACATTACCTTCGTTATTGCCGACGACAGCCGCTACAACCGTAAAGGCAACGATTTATACGTCACCGAAGAGATCGATCTGTATACGGCCGTGCTGGGTGGAGAAAAAGTTATTGAAACGCTAGACGGAAAAGTAAAGGTAACTGTCTCCCCCGGAACCCAGAATGGGGCTAAAATCAGGCTGAAAGGCAAGGGCTTTCCCGTTTACAAAGAAGAAGGCTCGTTTGGCGACCTTTACGTCGAGTGGCAGGTGAAGTTACCGACCAACCTGACCGACGAGCAAAAAGAACTGTTCCGGAAATTGGCTACTCTCTAA
- a CDS encoding DinB family protein: MKLSEGQAGFAPDTANHRFVATFSYFGPVSSHNPMKRFSLPFLLFAALTVLSSYRPATTINQMVADWQRAREFTKEYLDAMPEDGVNYKPNPEIRSFAEQMLHLASANFFFVSTATGKANPYAGKSLEKMDDMKTKASLTKAVMESYDFAIDGLKGMNDAQMGEKVKFGNNELSRELAFAKAFEHQTHHRGQTTLYLRMKGIKPPNEKLF; this comes from the coding sequence ATGAAATTATCCGAAGGTCAGGCTGGCTTTGCACCTGATACCGCGAATCATCGGTTTGTGGCAACCTTTTCGTACTTTGGCCCCGTATCAAGCCATAACCCCATGAAACGTTTCTCACTACCATTCCTGCTGTTTGCTGCGCTCACGGTCCTCAGCAGCTATCGTCCGGCTACAACTATTAATCAGATGGTTGCCGACTGGCAGCGCGCCAGGGAGTTCACTAAAGAGTACCTGGATGCCATGCCCGAAGATGGCGTCAATTACAAACCTAATCCCGAGATCCGCAGCTTTGCCGAGCAGATGCTACACCTGGCCAGTGCGAACTTTTTCTTTGTCTCGACAGCCACGGGAAAAGCCAATCCCTACGCCGGGAAGAGCCTGGAAAAAATGGACGACATGAAAACCAAAGCCAGCCTGACTAAAGCCGTAATGGAAAGCTATGACTTTGCCATTGACGGTCTGAAAGGAATGAATGACGCCCAGATGGGCGAGAAAGTGAAATTCGGCAACAACGAGCTTTCCCGCGAGCTGGCTTTTGCCAAGGCTTTTGAACACCAGACTCACCACCGCGGACAAACTACGCTGTATCTGCGGATGAAGGGCATTAAACCCCCGAATGAAAAACTGTTTTGA
- a CDS encoding DUF6265 family protein gives MKTICFHYSIALLVVLFLSASCISYAQTSPKTGTLADMSFLEGHWKGTFNGGPIEAMWMAPAGDNFAGFIRMMKDNRITMYEILVYEQTERGPVSLVKHFKPGLIGQEEKEKSDRYQFLEGSKDRALLEKEDGSIRIIYEKRGPDQLVIQRGQSKDGKWVFNDLFVFNRVR, from the coding sequence ATGAAAACCATCTGTTTCCATTATTCCATTGCCCTGCTTGTCGTTCTTTTCCTGTCAGCTAGCTGCATCAGCTATGCCCAGACCAGCCCCAAAACCGGCACCCTCGCCGACATGAGTTTTCTGGAAGGTCACTGGAAAGGAACCTTTAACGGCGGGCCTATTGAAGCAATGTGGATGGCCCCTGCCGGAGACAATTTTGCCGGGTTCATCCGGATGATGAAAGACAACCGGATCACGATGTATGAAATCCTGGTGTATGAGCAGACCGAGCGGGGCCCTGTATCGCTCGTAAAGCACTTTAAACCGGGGCTGATCGGTCAGGAAGAGAAAGAGAAGTCGGACCGTTACCAGTTTCTGGAAGGTAGCAAAGACCGCGCGCTGCTGGAGAAAGAAGACGGCTCCATCCGCATCATCTACGAAAAGCGCGGCCCCGATCAACTGGTTATTCAGCGCGGGCAGTCTAAAGATGGCAAGTGGGTATTCAACGACCTGTTTGTGTTTAACCGCGTCCGGTAA
- a CDS encoding DmpA family aminopeptidase, which produces MKTAFLLYVLLILLMPALFAQPIKRPREYGIRFGVMPTGSLNAITDVPGVRVGQVTLQQGQRIRTGVTAILPREGNLFQQKVPAAIYIGNGFGKLTGYSQVEELGTIEAPIVLTNTLSVPTAADAVIDYTLAQPGNEQVRSLNPIVGETNDGFLNDIRGRHLTRQHVLEAIRKAKTGPVEEGNVGAGTGTVCFGYKGGIGTSSRKLPTSLGGYTVGVLVQTNFGGVLQIAGVPIGVELGMYSFKEKLDGSCMMVVLTDAPLDARNLKRLAKRAFMGLARTGGIASNGSGDYVIAVSTGYRIPHETASAFDDMKLLRNDAVSPLFMAAIEATEEAIINSLFAARTVTGDEGHEVKALPVERVIELMQKAGQIR; this is translated from the coding sequence ATGAAAACTGCTTTTCTGCTGTACGTACTCCTTATTCTGTTAATGCCCGCATTGTTTGCTCAACCCATCAAACGGCCCCGTGAATATGGTATTCGGTTCGGTGTAATGCCGACCGGCTCACTAAACGCTATCACCGATGTGCCGGGTGTTCGGGTGGGACAGGTTACGCTTCAGCAGGGCCAGCGCATCCGCACGGGCGTTACGGCCATCCTGCCGCGTGAAGGGAATCTGTTCCAGCAGAAGGTTCCGGCCGCTATTTACATTGGCAACGGTTTCGGCAAACTGACCGGGTATAGTCAGGTCGAAGAACTCGGCACAATCGAAGCCCCTATCGTGCTGACGAATACCCTGAGCGTTCCAACCGCGGCTGATGCAGTGATTGACTACACGCTCGCACAACCCGGTAACGAACAGGTGCGGTCCCTGAACCCGATTGTGGGCGAAACCAACGATGGGTTTCTGAATGATATTCGCGGGCGGCACCTGACCCGCCAGCATGTACTGGAGGCAATCCGGAAGGCAAAAACCGGTCCGGTTGAGGAAGGAAATGTCGGTGCGGGTACGGGCACTGTTTGTTTTGGCTACAAGGGCGGTATCGGAACGTCGTCGCGTAAGCTGCCTACTTCGCTGGGCGGCTACACAGTTGGCGTACTGGTTCAGACCAACTTCGGGGGTGTATTGCAGATCGCGGGTGTGCCGATTGGCGTAGAACTCGGCATGTATTCGTTCAAAGAAAAGCTGGATGGCTCGTGCATGATGGTTGTGCTGACCGATGCGCCCCTGGATGCCCGTAACCTGAAACGGCTGGCAAAACGGGCGTTCATGGGCCTGGCCCGCACGGGTGGCATTGCTTCCAACGGCAGCGGTGATTACGTTATTGCCGTATCGACGGGGTATCGGATTCCGCACGAAACGGCCAGCGCGTTCGACGACATGAAACTACTGCGAAATGACGCCGTTTCGCCCCTGTTTATGGCCGCCATTGAAGCCACCGAAGAGGCAATTATCAATTCGCTGTTTGCTGCCCGGACGGTTACGGGCGATGAGGGGCACGAAGTTAAAGCCCTGCCGGTCGAACGGGTAATCGAACTCATGCAAAAGGCCGGGCAAATCCGGTAG
- a CDS encoding AI-2E family transporter codes for MPSDLQRPFYHRLSHTLLSLGILAVAIYLGQDILVPLAMAGLLAVLLRPVENKLVSWGVHKIMAISLAILLAIIVLSGVAIFLSTQLSEFTDDIPKLKRNIHDAYNDVRRWVKQQYNVSYRQQEQYVKKAQAETLDSLQGTETLGMITGPLTTLFLLPIYTFLLLYYRTMLLHFVIVLFAEEHGKRVWEVLSEIKGVIQSYVVGLLTETACVAALNAIGLLALGIEYAVLLSVIAAILNLIPYIGGLVATALTVIIATVNNPEASSIIGVFVVFIIVQFIDNNVLVPLIVASKVRINALVSIVGVLVGGALAGVSGMFLSIPAIAMMKVIFDRVEGMQAWGVFLGDQTPEQPGNRLFRLSRRLRTRGQQT; via the coding sequence ATGCCATCAGATCTTCAACGGCCTTTTTATCACCGGCTCTCCCATACGTTATTATCGCTGGGCATTCTGGCCGTCGCCATATATTTAGGTCAGGATATCCTGGTACCACTCGCAATGGCCGGTCTGCTGGCAGTACTGCTGCGGCCGGTTGAGAACAAGCTGGTCAGCTGGGGCGTGCACAAGATCATGGCTATTAGTCTGGCTATATTGCTGGCTATCATTGTCCTGTCGGGCGTCGCCATATTCCTGTCAACGCAATTGTCTGAATTTACCGACGACATCCCCAAGCTGAAACGAAATATCCACGATGCCTACAATGATGTACGCCGTTGGGTCAAGCAGCAGTACAATGTCAGCTACCGTCAGCAGGAACAGTACGTTAAGAAAGCTCAGGCCGAAACCCTGGACAGCCTGCAGGGAACCGAAACGCTGGGCATGATTACCGGGCCGCTAACTACGTTGTTCCTGCTGCCGATCTATACCTTTCTATTATTGTATTACCGTACCATGCTCTTACACTTCGTTATCGTACTCTTCGCCGAAGAGCATGGCAAACGGGTATGGGAAGTGTTAAGTGAGATTAAAGGCGTTATTCAAAGTTACGTCGTTGGCCTGCTGACCGAAACGGCCTGCGTAGCTGCACTTAACGCCATAGGTTTGCTGGCACTGGGCATTGAATACGCTGTGCTGCTGAGTGTTATTGCCGCTATCCTGAATCTGATACCTTACATCGGCGGTTTGGTTGCAACAGCCCTGACTGTTATCATTGCCACAGTTAACAACCCGGAGGCTTCCTCGATAATAGGTGTATTCGTTGTCTTTATCATCGTTCAGTTTATTGATAATAACGTTCTGGTTCCGCTCATTGTGGCCTCTAAAGTGCGTATCAACGCGCTGGTATCCATTGTAGGCGTACTGGTTGGGGGAGCGCTGGCGGGTGTGTCGGGCATGTTTCTCTCCATTCCGGCCATCGCAATGATGAAAGTTATCTTCGATCGGGTTGAAGGAATGCAGGCCTGGGGTGTTTTCCTGGGCGATCAAACCCCCGAACAACCCGGCAATCGGCTATTCAGACTGTCCCGGCGATTGAGGACCCGGGGTCAGCAAACGTAA
- a CDS encoding VOC family protein — protein MNYTIPAQTRIGHVHLKVADLDRALAFYCDLLGFSLITTYGKEAAFISAGGYHHHIGLNTWYSKDASPAPVRSVGLFHTAILYPTRRDLAIAFQRLIDAKYPITGASDHGVSEALYLNDPDRNGVELYWDRPKEQWPHKADGSLEMYTHPLDLQSLLGEL, from the coding sequence ATGAACTATACAATCCCGGCCCAGACCCGTATTGGCCATGTCCACCTCAAAGTAGCCGATCTTGACCGCGCCCTGGCCTTTTATTGCGATCTGCTCGGCTTTTCGCTTATCACGACCTATGGCAAAGAAGCCGCTTTTATTTCGGCGGGTGGATATCATCACCATATCGGTCTCAACACCTGGTACAGTAAAGATGCCTCCCCGGCGCCGGTGCGTTCAGTGGGTCTGTTTCATACAGCCATCCTGTATCCTACGCGCCGGGATTTAGCCATAGCTTTTCAGCGGCTGATCGACGCGAAGTACCCGATTACGGGCGCGTCGGATCATGGGGTATCGGAAGCCTTGTATTTAAACGACCCCGACCGTAACGGCGTCGAACTGTACTGGGATCGCCCGAAAGAGCAGTGGCCGCACAAAGCCGATGGCTCCCTGGAGATGTACACGCATCCACTCGATCTGCAGAGCCTGCTGGGCGAATTATGA
- a CDS encoding 3-keto-disaccharide hydrolase — MKYSFAVVLLLAALAFTAPTKTIRLFNGKDLTGWKVYGTEKWYVDNGELVCESGPDKQYGYLATEEQYKNFDLSLQFKQEANGNSGVFFRSSIEGTKISGWQVEVAPPNHDTGGIYESYGRGWLVQIPDEKETILKPGEWNTLRIRVMGDHVQTFLNGKPMVDMHDEKIGQANGSVALQIHDGGGIKVRWRKLELKPL; from the coding sequence ATGAAGTATAGCTTCGCCGTTGTGCTGTTGCTGGCCGCCCTGGCCTTCACGGCCCCGACTAAAACAATCCGTCTGTTCAATGGCAAAGATCTGACCGGCTGGAAAGTTTATGGTACTGAAAAATGGTATGTTGATAACGGCGAACTCGTTTGCGAGAGCGGCCCCGACAAACAGTATGGTTACCTGGCTACCGAAGAACAGTATAAAAACTTCGACCTGTCGCTGCAGTTCAAGCAGGAGGCCAATGGCAACAGTGGCGTATTTTTCCGGTCATCCATCGAAGGCACCAAAATAAGCGGCTGGCAGGTTGAAGTTGCTCCGCCAAACCACGATACGGGCGGTATCTACGAGTCCTACGGTCGGGGCTGGTTAGTGCAGATTCCGGACGAAAAAGAAACTATCCTCAAGCCCGGCGAGTGGAACACGCTCCGGATCCGCGTAATGGGTGATCATGTCCAGACGTTTCTCAACGGCAAACCGATGGTGGACATGCACGATGAAAAAATTGGTCAGGCGAATGGTTCCGTTGCGTTGCAGATCCACGATGGTGGCGGCATTAAAGTGCGCTGGCGCAAACTGGAGCTGAAGCCCTTATAA
- a CDS encoding glycoside hydrolase family 97 protein, protein MRAVFVVLLLAEAAFGQTRLFEREVQSPDGRITLLVSVADSIRLAVRYAGQPLMQPSPMAMTLGNGQVLGLTAKVQRSHVRTVRDSILAPVATKRRVVHDHYVELSLEFNGNYTLEFRAYNDGVAYRFRTTLPDSITVRDETARFVFANNPTVYYPAVQPRTDADRFHTSFEEPYQIRPLNEISDTTLCFSPVLVTSASGPRVVLTESDLLDYPGMFLARAGISLKGVFAPYPLAERMTTGGEFPQAVVTRRADFIARTTGRRTFPWRVLVIGQDRDLPASDLVYRLATPSRLTDVSWIRPGKCTDEWITNINLFNVPFRAGINTATYKYYVDFAKRFGFDRILLDAGWSDYQDLFKITPGLDMPELVAYARSQGVRLSMWTLAATLDRQLEPALNQFQAWGVDFIMTDFMDRDDQKMVNFYTRVADACAKAKIMIMFHGAYKPAGFERTYPHAITREGVLGSEYNIWSRKATPDHDVLLPFIRMVSGPMDYEPGLLNNATKEQFRPIAGQVMSQGTRCHQLAMFVVYDSPIPIFSGNPSQAMLEPRFMDFLGSLPTTYDETRILDAQLGEYIVTARQTGNGWTLGGLTNWSARDLVLPLGFLANGPYEVIGCLDGPNADRNPVDYQFMQQTIARTDSLRLHLAPGGGFLVRIRRK, encoded by the coding sequence ATGCGCGCTGTGTTCGTTGTTTTGCTGCTCGCGGAAGCGGCCTTTGGGCAAACGCGTCTGTTCGAACGTGAAGTTCAGTCGCCGGATGGCCGGATTACGCTGCTGGTGTCGGTAGCCGATAGTATCCGGCTGGCGGTGAGGTATGCCGGGCAGCCGCTGATGCAGCCATCCCCTATGGCCATGACGCTAGGAAACGGGCAGGTACTGGGCCTGACTGCAAAGGTGCAGCGCAGCCACGTCCGGACGGTACGGGATTCAATTCTGGCACCCGTAGCGACCAAGCGCCGGGTTGTTCACGACCATTACGTGGAGTTAAGCCTGGAGTTTAACGGAAACTACACGCTGGAGTTTCGAGCCTATAACGACGGCGTTGCTTATCGCTTTCGAACCACGCTGCCCGATTCGATCACGGTGCGCGACGAAACGGCCCGGTTTGTGTTTGCCAATAACCCAACGGTTTATTATCCCGCCGTTCAGCCCCGAACGGATGCCGATCGGTTCCATACGTCGTTTGAGGAGCCGTATCAGATACGGCCGTTGAATGAGATTTCTGATACGACGCTGTGCTTCTCACCGGTACTGGTTACGTCTGCGTCGGGACCAAGAGTAGTGCTGACCGAGTCCGATCTGCTGGATTATCCCGGTATGTTTCTGGCGCGGGCTGGCATATCGCTCAAAGGCGTGTTCGCGCCCTATCCACTCGCCGAACGAATGACCACCGGGGGCGAATTTCCACAGGCGGTGGTAACGCGTCGGGCCGATTTTATTGCCCGAACAACCGGACGTCGGACGTTTCCATGGCGAGTGCTGGTAATTGGCCAGGATCGGGACTTGCCCGCGTCCGACCTGGTGTATCGCCTGGCTACGCCTAGCCGCCTGACCGATGTGTCGTGGATTCGGCCGGGGAAATGTACCGACGAGTGGATCACCAACATCAATCTGTTCAACGTGCCGTTTCGGGCGGGTATCAACACGGCAACGTATAAATATTACGTGGACTTCGCAAAACGGTTCGGCTTCGACCGGATTCTGCTGGATGCTGGCTGGTCTGATTATCAGGACCTGTTTAAGATTACGCCGGGGCTGGATATGCCCGAACTAGTGGCTTACGCCCGCTCGCAGGGGGTGCGGTTAAGCATGTGGACGTTGGCAGCAACGCTCGATCGGCAACTCGAACCAGCCCTGAATCAGTTTCAGGCATGGGGTGTTGACTTCATCATGACCGATTTCATGGATCGCGATGATCAGAAGATGGTCAATTTTTATACCCGCGTGGCCGACGCCTGCGCAAAGGCAAAAATCATGATTATGTTTCACGGGGCTTACAAGCCGGCGGGTTTTGAGCGTACCTACCCCCATGCCATTACGCGTGAAGGCGTTCTGGGATCGGAGTATAACATCTGGAGCCGGAAGGCCACGCCGGATCATGATGTGCTGTTGCCGTTTATCCGGATGGTATCCGGCCCGATGGATTACGAACCTGGTTTGCTCAACAACGCAACCAAAGAACAGTTTCGCCCCATTGCCGGGCAGGTGATGTCGCAGGGAACGCGCTGCCACCAGCTGGCAATGTTTGTGGTGTATGATAGCCCCATTCCAATTTTTTCGGGGAATCCGTCGCAGGCCATGCTCGAACCGCGTTTCATGGATTTTCTAGGCAGTCTGCCGACAACCTATGACGAAACCCGGATTCTGGATGCGCAGCTTGGGGAGTATATCGTCACGGCTCGCCAAACCGGTAACGGCTGGACGCTTGGCGGCCTGACGAACTGGTCGGCCCGCGATCTGGTCTTGCCGCTCGGTTTTCTGGCTAATGGCCCGTATGAAGTGATTGGCTGTCTGGATGGCCCGAACGCCGACCGGAATCCGGTAGACTATCAGTTTATGCAGCAAACCATTGCCCGAACGGATTCATTACGTCTGCATCTGGCTCCTGGTGGCGGATTTTTAGTCCGAATACGGCGAAAATGA